The Oryzias latipes chromosome 4, ASM223467v1 genome includes a window with the following:
- the ankrd29 gene encoding ankyrin repeat domain-containing protein 29 isoform X1 — protein sequence MSFKKDTPLVNAVFWAAKRGNLPLLQLLLNSGRVDADCRDSVGTTALMVASHGGHYDCVKELIMQGADINYQRETGSSALFFSSQHGYHDVVKLLFEFGASTEFQTKDGGTALTVACQYGHSKVVDLLLRNGANVHDQLNDGATPLFLAAQGGHVTVIRHLLSCGAKVNQPREDGTTPLWIAAQMGHSQVVKVLLSRGADRDAVRQDGSTALFKAAMKGHNDVIEELLKFSPSLDILQNGSTALHAAVMAGNVQTVRLLLGAGADPTLPDQKNQLPADLTKSHRILMLLSQKTRHEGGS from the exons ATGTCGTTCAAG AAGGACACCCCCCTGGTCAATGCTGTGTTCTGGGCGGCAAAGAGAGGAAACCTGCCTCTGCTTCAGCTGCTGCTCAACAGCGGCCGAGTGGATGCAGACTGCAGAGACAGC GTCGGGACAACTGCACTGATGGTGGCGTCTCATGGCGGTCATTATGACTGTGTCAAAGAGCTTATCATGCAGGGAGCAGACATCAACTATCAGAGAGAG ACAGGTTCTTCTGCGTTGTTCTTCTCCTCCCAGCACGGATATCACGATGTGGTAAAGCTCCTGTTTGAATTCGGTGCCTCCACTGAATTCCAGACAAAG GACGGCGGCACCGCGCTCACGGTCGCCTGTCAGTACGGACACTCTAAAGTCGTGGACCTGCTGTTGAGGAATGGAGCCAATGTGCACGACCAGCTGAAC GATGGAGCCACGCCTCTTTTCCTTGCTGCTCAGGGCGGTCATGTGACTGTGATTCGTCATCTCCTATCATGTGGTGCCAAGGTTAACCAGCCTCGAGAG GACGGCACCACGCCTCTGTGGATCGCCGCTCAGATGGGCCACAGCCAGGTGGTCAAGGTGCTGCTGTCACGTGGAGCGGATCGGGATGCCGTCAGACAG GATGGATCCACAGCTTTATTCAAAGCAGCTATGAAAGGACACAACGACGTGATCGAGGAGCTCCTGAAGTTTTCTCCATCTCTGGACATTCTCCAG AATGGCTCCACTGCCCTCCATGCTGCTGTGATGGCTGGAAATGTTCAAACAGTTCGGCTGCTGCTGGGGGCCGGAGCAGACCCAACCCTACCGGACCAG AAGAACCAACTACCTGCAGACCTGACGAAGAGCCATCGCATTCTGATGCTTTTAAGTCAGAAGACTAGACATGAAGGAGGCTCATGA
- the ankrd29 gene encoding ankyrin repeat domain-containing protein 29 isoform X2, which translates to MSFKVGTTALMVASHGGHYDCVKELIMQGADINYQRETGSSALFFSSQHGYHDVVKLLFEFGASTEFQTKDGGTALTVACQYGHSKVVDLLLRNGANVHDQLNDGATPLFLAAQGGHVTVIRHLLSCGAKVNQPREDGTTPLWIAAQMGHSQVVKVLLSRGADRDAVRQDGSTALFKAAMKGHNDVIEELLKFSPSLDILQNGSTALHAAVMAGNVQTVRLLLGAGADPTLPDQKNQLPADLTKSHRILMLLSQKTRHEGGS; encoded by the exons ATGTCGTTCAAG GTCGGGACAACTGCACTGATGGTGGCGTCTCATGGCGGTCATTATGACTGTGTCAAAGAGCTTATCATGCAGGGAGCAGACATCAACTATCAGAGAGAG ACAGGTTCTTCTGCGTTGTTCTTCTCCTCCCAGCACGGATATCACGATGTGGTAAAGCTCCTGTTTGAATTCGGTGCCTCCACTGAATTCCAGACAAAG GACGGCGGCACCGCGCTCACGGTCGCCTGTCAGTACGGACACTCTAAAGTCGTGGACCTGCTGTTGAGGAATGGAGCCAATGTGCACGACCAGCTGAAC GATGGAGCCACGCCTCTTTTCCTTGCTGCTCAGGGCGGTCATGTGACTGTGATTCGTCATCTCCTATCATGTGGTGCCAAGGTTAACCAGCCTCGAGAG GACGGCACCACGCCTCTGTGGATCGCCGCTCAGATGGGCCACAGCCAGGTGGTCAAGGTGCTGCTGTCACGTGGAGCGGATCGGGATGCCGTCAGACAG GATGGATCCACAGCTTTATTCAAAGCAGCTATGAAAGGACACAACGACGTGATCGAGGAGCTCCTGAAGTTTTCTCCATCTCTGGACATTCTCCAG AATGGCTCCACTGCCCTCCATGCTGCTGTGATGGCTGGAAATGTTCAAACAGTTCGGCTGCTGCTGGGGGCCGGAGCAGACCCAACCCTACCGGACCAG AAGAACCAACTACCTGCAGACCTGACGAAGAGCCATCGCATTCTGATGCTTTTAAGTCAGAAGACTAGACATGAAGGAGGCTCATGA